In Pengzhenrongella sicca, a single genomic region encodes these proteins:
- the nrdR gene encoding transcriptional regulator NrdR, which yields MHCPFCHHSDSRVVDSRTSDDGSSIRRRRQCPQCNRRFTTVETASLSVVKRSGATEPFSREKIINGVRKACQGRPVSEDDLALLAQRVEESIRSTGSAELDAYEIGLTILAPLRDLDEVAYLRFASVYQGFNSLDDFEAAITVLRAEHTQQDADQAHDGETLAGLSSADGAPVPDAPSR from the coding sequence GTGCATTGTCCGTTCTGCCACCATTCGGACTCTCGCGTCGTCGACTCGCGAACCTCGGACGACGGCTCGTCGATCCGGCGCCGTCGACAGTGCCCGCAGTGCAACCGTCGCTTCACGACCGTCGAGACCGCGAGCCTGTCCGTCGTCAAGCGGTCGGGTGCGACGGAGCCGTTCAGCCGCGAGAAGATCATCAACGGCGTGCGCAAGGCGTGCCAAGGGCGGCCGGTGAGCGAGGACGACCTCGCACTGCTCGCCCAGCGGGTCGAAGAGTCCATCCGCAGCACCGGGAGCGCCGAGCTCGACGCCTACGAGATCGGCCTGACCATCCTCGCCCCGTTGCGGGACCTCGACGAGGTCGCGTACCTGCGGTTCGCGAGCGTGTATCAAGGCTTCAACTCGCTCGACGACTTCGAGGCCGCGATCACCGTGCTTCGCGCCGAGCACACTCAGCAGGACGCGGACCAGGCGCACGACGGCGAGACCCTGGCCGGGTTGTCCTCGGCCGACGGCGCCCCGGTACCCGACGCGCCGAGCCGCTGA